One window from the genome of Engraulis encrasicolus isolate BLACKSEA-1 chromosome 16, IST_EnEncr_1.0, whole genome shotgun sequence encodes:
- the zmp:0000000521 gene encoding spindlin-1 yields MSKKRGRKRSSDELSDSTSGSSHLLPSPTSPSPSTASLDLADPNSWNALLGKRIQHTWREKGALTKWRGTVLERLTSVNASLFMVKYDGFDCVYGIELFKDERVSNLQVLNEKVVNNKIKIPHDAEVELVGKAVEHTFEKEDGDKHEWRGMVLSRAPVMTNWYYITYEKDPVLYMYQLWDDYKEGDLRILPEAENKHLLPADRKPGEETESLVGKQVEYVTDKGVKRTGLVIYQVPAKPSVYYIKYDDDFHIHVYDLVKTT; encoded by the exons GAAACGTAGCAGTGACGAGTTGAGTGACTCCACTTCGGGTTCCAGTCACCTCCTCccttcccccacctccccctccccctccaccgccTCGCTCGACCTCGCCGACCCCAACTCCTGGAACGCCCTGCTAG GCAAGCGCATTCAGCACACCTGGCGTGAGAAGGGCGCGCTGACCAAGTGGCGGGGGACGGTGCTGGAGCGACTCACCAGCGTCAACGCCTCGCTCTTCATGGTGAAATACGACGGCTTCGACTGCGTCTACGGCATCGAACTATTTAAGGACGAACGCGTCTCCAACCTTCAAGTTCTGAACGAGAAAGTTG TAAACAACAAGATCAAGATCCCGCACGATGCGGAGGTGGAGCTGGTGGGCAAGGCGGTGGAGCACACGTTTGAGAAGGAAGACGGCGACAAGCACGAGTGGCGCGGCATGGTGCTGTCGCGCGCCCCCGTCATGACCAACTGGTACTACATCACGTACGAGAAGGACCCCGTCCTCTACATGTACCAGCTGTGGGACGACTACAAGGAGGGAGACCTGCGCATCCTCCCTGAAGCAG AGAATAAGCACCTGTTACCTGCTGACAGGAAGCCGGGGGAGGAGACCGAGAGCCTG GTCGGGAAGCAAGTAGAGTACGTGACGGACAAAGGCGTGAAGAGGACCGGCCTGGTCATCTACCAAGTTCCCGCCAAACCCTCCGTCTACTACATCAAGTACGACGACGACTTCCACATTCACGTCTACGACCTGGTCAAGACCACCTGA